The genomic region taaatattattttttataaatattttataagcATGAAAATTAAACTTAAAATGATAAACGAAAGTATTAAATAATTAGTATTAAGGAATCAATGTGCCTTATAATACAAGTTAGACTAGAAAAGTTCATTCTCTTACGATACAAATTTCATGACATTCTCTTAGAATTaatgtataatttttttatctatTGCAACACACACAAAATATAATTCTGAACGAGTtaatataaatatcataaattaataaaaataatattatgtatttatatcgTACAAGATAATTCTGTTAAAGTGTTTTATATTTTGCCAGTCTTAATatgatatacatattgtattttTAGTATCTTAatttagaattatttattaaatcaaAATCGTAGTACAAATGAAATTACTAAAAAATGAACTTTAGATGCTGTATGGTTTCCAAAAATGTGAAGGAAAATGTAAATACATTAGGAACACGTATTATTGATAAACCAAAACTATGTATTCTATAAGAATTTCTTTATGGTTTATCTTacagtttgtttcacatgatttaTTTCTAGTCTATAAGGTACTTTACACATATTCATTTACTTCGGTAACACAATGATGTACTTTATTATGGAAAAACACATTTTGCATATATTGCTTACCATTTAGTAGTATATGTAGTAAAAATATACATTGTTAAGCAATTGCAAAGTATTTGTTTTAACAAAGTTTAATTGATAAACGTATAACTATCTTAACATAATGAGAGTCAGTATATACaaattccaatttttatttacaatttagTACATTAAAACCAATAGGTTTAGTATATATACATGCATGATACAAGGATATCGCTTACAAAGCACGGTGATTCTTTTACATTTCAGAAATATAACAGTATTAAGCATagtaaatacaaaataatttcaTAAATGTTTGGCCAATATATTTTACTACCTTTTGtacataatattttaataaaatgtatattatatagcaTTGGTACTGTCTACGGATTTAGGAATCAACTACCTTAAAAATAAGAAACAGTTTTTGTAATAAGCATAAACAATAAagacaataaaataaatgtgatgtaaagtacataaaatattaaattgtaaattgaGCCAAATATAAGAAAGATATTGAATTAGTAGATTACTAAAATATGGCCTAAAAATTTTCTTATGCACACACATATTGTTCCATAGCATATAATATCCACATTAGTCATAAATTgagattatataaattataaaacaaattcATAGAATGAATGATTTATTTGTCTCTTTTTAATTGTAGAATATGTTATCATTCATcacaagaaatattaaaaattcttcCTTTGATTGTAAAGCAAACCATTAGTTAGaaaatatcattatatcatttcggttttctttctttttgtccATTATTCAGTATTAAATTTAATGTTACAAAACAGTGTGCAAAAGAATACATTCCAAATATACGTGGTAGTTTCTACAGAACTTAAAAGAAAACTAATTATGATGACAGTAGAAatcaattaaataattaatttttaaaaagcaatactgCACACATTTTTAGATAAAAACGTGtaaattttttcaaatgttaCTTATTCACTTGTATTAACTTTTAATGCACTATCCATTGATAATTCTGTACAACCCACATCTAGGAGTGGAAGGTCTATTCGTTTGCGTCTGCGTTCACATCTTGGACATGGTTTATGTGCATTTAAACATTTAATATGAAATACTGCATTACAGGCTCCACACTAAAATCACACAAtgcataattatttaataaatgaatttttGTCTATTATTGTTAACTTTTGTATAGATGTATAATAGTAGTAATTGACTTTGACTTACTCTATATGTAGACTCCATATCAAAAGGATATATAACTTTTGGATTATTACAAATTTCGCATATGAACCCTTTTTGACTGCAAAGCCAACAATTTAAAACATGATTTCTTGCAAATTCTACAACCTTCTGTAGTTGTTGTGCAAGGGTTCCATTGGTTATATCAAGAAGGTCAGAAATAGAGTACTGATGTACATGTTCATATAAATAGTCTCTGGGTGCAACTTTCTTTTGCAGAGATTCAATAATAGGTTCACgacaagtaaataaataagctCTTAGTAAATTCAATTGGATTCTTAATGATTGTAGTTGAGCCATATTATCCACAGCCATATAAATTCGTGGATTCAAGATTTTCAAATCTAGTAACACTGAACAATCTTGCAAATATGTTGCAGCTTTATTGCAAACAGGGtagtgcttcaaatcccaattataaattatttttgatggaATAATGTAGTCGTTTGGAGACATACAATTAGAGCAATAATAGTGTCCCGAATATGCACAAACATGTGCTTTTGAAAATGTCATACCAATTGCATGACCACAATCGAGACAACAGTAGTTTTGTATGTCTAAACCTTTTTCTCTTGGAAGTTTACCCAATTGTTCATCAAAGTTGACTTCAATCTGAAAACAATGAAAAAATTGTATTGATCTAAAACTTGTCAAATTTATTAGActaaaaaaaatgtaacaagTTATACAAATTCTGCTCATTACTAAGATATTTGTTGCGCATAATAAAAATATGACTGATGTTTAGTAAAATTATACCTTATTTTCTGATTGAACTTTGTTTCCATTATCAACTGCTTCTTTTTTAAgatacttttttaaaaattcttgAAGATCTGGTGTTGATGTACTGCCAACAATCTGATAACTTTGAACAATTGATTCATATGTAGCACCATCAGCTGGTGTACGTGGTGCATCTGCTCCAGAATCATGTGATATTATGGAAGAAGTTAAAGATGACTCACAATCTTCAAATGATGTTGACCATCCTAATTTCCTAATTAAAGAATTTCCTACTGTAGTTGCAGTAGCATCCTGAGATGTTTCATGATTTTCTAACGTATATTCAATTCCTGAATCTTCAGTATCAGGTATTGCATCAGTTTCTATAGCACTAGTATTTACACTAGTACTATTCAaaatttgtttttcttcttctaATTCTTGTAAATTTggttcttcttcctcttctacTTTCACAGGTAAACTATTACTTGACATATTTGTTGAATGTTCCACAGCACTATTTGTTGCATGTTCTATACCATTATTTGTTGAACATTCTATACCAATATTTCTTGAACGCTCTATATCAGTATGTTTTGAATGTTCTTTGCCACTATTTTTTGAACGTTCTTTACCACTATTTTTTAAACGTTCTGTACCACTATTTTTTGAACGTTCTGTACTAATATTTTTTGAACGTTCTGTACCACTGTTTTTTGAACTTTCTGTACCACTATCTCCTGTCTTTGTGGTAGccaatataatttttaaagcTTCATCTTCTGTGATAGAACCTATGGTATTGAGTACAGATTGTGATGAATTAAAAGATCCTAAACTGCCAATAGAACTAGCTGTTTCAACTTCATCCATATTTTCACTGTCAACTGTAGTTATTGTTTTTGCAATATCAACTGCACTTTGCACAGGACAAGATTTCATTGGCGGTGACCATATACCTGCTAGTAGAAGAGGTGTAGTTGACCAGTAATTTAGAAGGCTTCCATTACAGGCAATTTCAAAGTGTATGTGGCCAACAGTTTCAATTAATCTCTGCACTACTTCCAAAAGATCCAAATCTCTAATGAATGCATAAGGATTGTAATAAGGCTTCAGAGCTGAATTGTCCCTTCTGATTGAAACAAAGTAGCTAGCTAATAGACCTTCGTTCAATGCTAATCGTATCCAAGCTCTGCAATATCCGACTTCTGTATTGATTTGACTGAAACCTTGTATTTGATCTATGATCTGCCGATGAGAGAAAACTAACAGTGGGCCCCAAAAGCTTGGCTGAGGCATTGCATCTAAGTCTGGACCACTTAGAACCTCTGTTACACGATTTAAAAGACTGTTTTTCAAACCGTGTAAGAAAATTGCTTCCAAGACAGAACAAAGAGTCATAATTTCTTCGCAATTGCCAATTGTACCATCCTCTGCGCCTGGTGCACCTTCCAATTCCATTACACTGACGTTTAACTGCTTTTGCAGTGATTGTTTGACCAATACATTCCTCTTGTTGGTCATAGGGTTCACAGTTTTCAAAAACGAATTCATTTTTTCGAATTTGACGTGACACAGAAGATGTAGTAgtgttattgtaatttattcttTCAAGCATCTTCGCTTTTCGAATAAACGAGAGTTACCTAAATGTCCTAAGGTAACTCAGAAGGATAATTGTCAAATGTAACTCAATGTAGCAGATATTAGATAAATTAAATCTGTACGACTCGAGCATTACGTTGATACTGACAAAGAAACAAGGAAGTACCCCAAGACAAAATATAAATCACAGCGTGATAAGAAACATGGTTGAACTTCGAACCAGTTGTAATGCATTCCAGCGTTATCTCTTCCTCTTGTTGAATGTATGTATATACGAGAAATAGGTTATTACATCTTGTAAAAACAAAACACTGTAAGCGACCTCCTTTATATCGTAAATTTCTGTTTCATAGTCTTCGCTACGAACCAAATTCAGTAGGAcgctatttctttttttgtcgATAAATCGATGAATACGTATTTTTGATCTGACAAAACTTTAATTCAATGATACAcggaacatgatttatcattgTTTTCGTCACAGCCAAACGTTCACTTGCAACATTCTAATACGTATCACAACGGTAGATCGCGCTGTAATGCATATCTGTGCATCATCAGGTGTTACCTTGAAACGTTTCTCATTATTCAGAATTGTTGTCAAGCTTCTATAAGGGCAGTTATATTCGATGGCATATCATTGATGTAATTAATATGCTGCAAGGTTGCATAATATTAAACTAATTATATAAAACATAATAAAGAAatcaaaattatgtttttttactatttttatactGTGTACA from Megalopta genalis isolate 19385.01 chromosome 3, iyMegGena1_principal, whole genome shotgun sequence harbors:
- the Plekhm1 gene encoding pleckstrin homology and RUN domain containing M1, whose translation is MNSFLKTVNPMTNKRNVLVKQSLQKQLNVSVMELEGAPGAEDGTIGNCEEIMTLCSVLEAIFLHGLKNSLLNRVTEVLSGPDLDAMPQPSFWGPLLVFSHRQIIDQIQGFSQINTEVGYCRAWIRLALNEGLLASYFVSIRRDNSALKPYYNPYAFIRDLDLLEVVQRLIETVGHIHFEIACNGSLLNYWSTTPLLLAGIWSPPMKSCPVQSAVDIAKTITTVDSENMDEVETASSIGSLGSFNSSQSVLNTIGSITEDEALKIILATTKTGDSGTESSKNSGTERSKNISTERSKNSGTERLKNSGKERSKNSGKEHSKHTDIERSRNIGIECSTNNGIEHATNSAVEHSTNMSSNSLPVKVEEEEEPNLQELEEEKQILNSTSVNTSAIETDAIPDTEDSGIEYTLENHETSQDATATTVGNSLIRKLGWSTSFEDCESSLTSSIISHDSGADAPRTPADGATYESIVQSYQIVGSTSTPDLQEFLKKYLKKEAVDNGNKVQSENKIEVNFDEQLGKLPREKGLDIQNYCCLDCGHAIGMTFSKAHVCAYSGHYYCSNCMSPNDYIIPSKIIYNWDLKHYPVCNKAATYLQDCSVLLDLKILNPRIYMAVDNMAQLQSLRIQLNLLRAYLFTCREPIIESLQKKVAPRDYLYEHVHQYSISDLLDITNGTLAQQLQKVVEFARNHVLNCWLCSQKGFICEICNNPKVIYPFDMESTYRCGACNAVFHIKCLNAHKPCPRCERRRKRIDLPLLDVGCTELSMDSALKVNTSE